One segment of Rhipicephalus sanguineus isolate Rsan-2018 chromosome 6, BIME_Rsan_1.4, whole genome shotgun sequence DNA contains the following:
- the LOC119396406 gene encoding uncharacterized protein LOC119396406 isoform X3, protein MWKVAVSALCFAVLANAGNIGGGFGGGGFGGAGFGRGGAGGGGFGGHHGGGGFGGHHGGGGFGGGLGGAGLGGGLGGAGLGGGLGGGGLGGTSFTVHHGGHHGGGAGGGYRGGFGGAGGLGGGYGGGLGGGAGGAGGRGYYGGGGGGGGYRGGYVDETPKPYNFGYAAQGPDGSSSRQEAGDGSGRVQGVYTISTEGGQRKVKYSADAGGFRAIVETNEPGTESDSPADVNLVSSQPPASQLAAKYGPTGPSAYGGGRGGYGGGAGGYGGGAYRGGAGGYGGGTGGYGAGGYGLGGGLGGGLGAGFGKGGFGRGAGGFGGGLGGLGGGAGAFGGHHGGAGGLGGFGGAGGYGGAGGYGGAGGYRGGAGGFLGGAGGYRGAGGAGKYGGGAGGAGGGWQW, encoded by the exons GTCGCAGTTTCCGCACTGTGCTTCGCCGTCCTGGCGAACGCCGGTAACATTGGAGGTGGATTTGGCGGCGGCGGCTTCGGTGGTGCCGGTTTTGGTAGAGGCGGTGCCGGTGGTGGCGGTTTCGGCGGACACCACGGTGGTGGCGGCTTCGGTGGTCACCACGGCGGTGGTGGCTTCGGCGGAGGCCTGGGCGGCGCTGGACTCGGTGGTGGACTCGGCGGCGCTGGACTCGGTGGCGGCCTCGGCGGCGGTGGCCTCGGAGGAACGAGCTTCACTGTCCACCACGGAGGTCACCACGGCGGTGGCGCCGGCGGCGGCTACAGAGGTGGATTCGGCGGTGCAGGCGGACTTGGTGGAGGATATGGCGGAGGTCTTGGCGGAG GCGCCGGCGGTGCTGGCGGCCGTGGATACTACGGAGGCGGTGGTGGAGGCGGA GGCTACAGGGGCGGCTACGTCGACGAGACTCCCAAGCCATACAACTTCGGCTACGCCGCTCAGGGGCCCGACGGTTCCAGCTCACGCCAGGAGGCGGGTGACGGTAGCGGCCGCGTCCAGGGAGTCTACACCATCAGCACGGAGGGCGGCCAGAGGAAAGTGAAGTACTCTGCCGACGCCGGCGGATTCCGCGCCATCGTCGAGACCAACGAGCCCGGAACCGAGAGCGACAGCCCCGCCGACGTGAACCTGGTGTCGTCGCAGCCACCCGCGTCCCAGCTGGCGGCCAAGTACGGACCTACCGGACCTTCTGCGTACGGCGGAGGCCGCGGTGGATACGGTGGCGGAGCCGGCGGCTACGGCGGCGGCGCGTACCGTGGTGGAGCCGGTGGATACGGAGGTGGTACTGGCGGCTACGGAGCTGGAGGATACGGTCTTGGTGGAGGTCTAGGCGGAGGTCTCGGAGCCGGCTTCGGCAAGGGAGGATTCGGTCGCGGCGCTGGAGGTTTCGGAGGCGGTCTCGGAGGCCTGGGAGGTGGAGCTGGGGCCTTCGGTGGTCATCACGGCGGCGCCGGTGGTCTCGGAGGATTCGGAGGCGCTGGTGGCTACGGTGGTGCCGGTGGCTACGGTGGCGCCGGTGGCTACAGAGGAGGTGCCGGTGGATTCTTGGGCGGAGCCGGCGGATACCGCGGCGCCGGGGGCGCCGGGAAGTACGGCGGTGGTGCCGGTGGTGCTGGCGGCGGCTGGCAATGGTGA
- the LOC119396406 gene encoding uncharacterized protein LOC119396406 isoform X2 has protein sequence MWKVAVSALCFAVLANAGNIGGGFGGGGFGGAGFGRGGAGGGGFGGHHGGGGFGGHHGGGGFGGGLGGAGLGGGLGGAGLGGGLGGGGLGGTSFTVHHGGHHGGGAGGGYRGGFGGAGGLGGGYGGGLGGGLGGGAGGAGGRGYYGGGGGGGGYRGGYVDETPKPYNFGYAAQGPDGSSSRQEAGDGSGRVQGVYTISTEGGQRKVKYSADAGGFRAIVETNEPGTESDSPADVNLVSSQPPASQLAAKYGPTGPSAYGGGRGGYGGGAGGYGGGAYRGGAGGYGGGTGGYGAGGYGLGGGLGGGLGAGFGKGGFGRGAGGFGGGLGGLGGGAGAFGGHHGGAGGLGGFGGAGGYGGAGGYGGAGGYRGGAGGFLGGAGGYRGAGGAGKYGGGAGGAGGGWQW, from the exons GTCGCAGTTTCCGCACTGTGCTTCGCCGTCCTGGCGAACGCCGGTAACATTGGAGGTGGATTTGGCGGCGGCGGCTTCGGTGGTGCCGGTTTTGGTAGAGGCGGTGCCGGTGGTGGCGGTTTCGGCGGACACCACGGTGGTGGCGGCTTCGGTGGTCACCACGGCGGTGGTGGCTTCGGCGGAGGCCTGGGCGGCGCTGGACTCGGTGGTGGACTCGGCGGCGCTGGACTCGGTGGCGGCCTCGGCGGCGGTGGCCTCGGAGGAACGAGCTTCACTGTCCACCACGGAGGTCACCACGGCGGTGGCGCCGGCGGCGGCTACAGAGGTGGATTCGGCGGTGCAGGCGGACTTGGTGGAGGATATGGCGGAGGTCTTGGCGGAGGTCTCGGCGGAG GCGCCGGCGGTGCTGGCGGCCGTGGATACTACGGAGGCGGTGGTGGAGGCGGA GGCTACAGGGGCGGCTACGTCGACGAGACTCCCAAGCCATACAACTTCGGCTACGCCGCTCAGGGGCCCGACGGTTCCAGCTCACGCCAGGAGGCGGGTGACGGTAGCGGCCGCGTCCAGGGAGTCTACACCATCAGCACGGAGGGCGGCCAGAGGAAAGTGAAGTACTCTGCCGACGCCGGCGGATTCCGCGCCATCGTCGAGACCAACGAGCCCGGAACCGAGAGCGACAGCCCCGCCGACGTGAACCTGGTGTCGTCGCAGCCACCCGCGTCCCAGCTGGCGGCCAAGTACGGACCTACCGGACCTTCTGCGTACGGCGGAGGCCGCGGTGGATACGGTGGCGGAGCCGGCGGCTACGGCGGCGGCGCGTACCGTGGTGGAGCCGGTGGATACGGAGGTGGTACTGGCGGCTACGGAGCTGGAGGATACGGTCTTGGTGGAGGTCTAGGCGGAGGTCTCGGAGCCGGCTTCGGCAAGGGAGGATTCGGTCGCGGCGCTGGAGGTTTCGGAGGCGGTCTCGGAGGCCTGGGAGGTGGAGCTGGGGCCTTCGGTGGTCATCACGGCGGCGCCGGTGGTCTCGGAGGATTCGGAGGCGCTGGTGGCTACGGTGGTGCCGGTGGCTACGGTGGCGCCGGTGGCTACAGAGGAGGTGCCGGTGGATTCTTGGGCGGAGCCGGCGGATACCGCGGCGCCGGGGGCGCCGGGAAGTACGGCGGTGGTGCCGGTGGTGCTGGCGGCGGCTGGCAATGGTGA
- the LOC119396406 gene encoding uncharacterized protein LOC119396406 isoform X1 translates to MWKVAVSALCFAVLANAGNIGGGFGGGGFGGAGFGRGGAGGGGFGGHHGGGGFGGHHGGGGFGGGLGGAGLGGGLGGAGLGGGLGGGGLGGTSFTVHHGGHHGGGAGGGYRGGFGGAGGLGGGYGGGLGGGLGGGLGGGLGGGYLGGAGGAGGRGYYGGGGGGGGYRGGYVDETPKPYNFGYAAQGPDGSSSRQEAGDGSGRVQGVYTISTEGGQRKVKYSADAGGFRAIVETNEPGTESDSPADVNLVSSQPPASQLAAKYGPTGPSAYGGGRGGYGGGAGGYGGGAYRGGAGGYGGGTGGYGAGGYGLGGGLGGGLGAGFGKGGFGRGAGGFGGGLGGLGGGAGAFGGHHGGAGGLGGFGGAGGYGGAGGYGGAGGYRGGAGGFLGGAGGYRGAGGAGKYGGGAGGAGGGWQW, encoded by the exons GTCGCAGTTTCCGCACTGTGCTTCGCCGTCCTGGCGAACGCCGGTAACATTGGAGGTGGATTTGGCGGCGGCGGCTTCGGTGGTGCCGGTTTTGGTAGAGGCGGTGCCGGTGGTGGCGGTTTCGGCGGACACCACGGTGGTGGCGGCTTCGGTGGTCACCACGGCGGTGGTGGCTTCGGCGGAGGCCTGGGCGGCGCTGGACTCGGTGGTGGACTCGGCGGCGCTGGACTCGGTGGCGGCCTCGGCGGCGGTGGCCTCGGAGGAACGAGCTTCACTGTCCACCACGGAGGTCACCACGGCGGTGGCGCCGGCGGCGGCTACAGAGGTGGATTCGGCGGTGCAGGCGGACTTGGTGGAGGATATGGCGGAGGTCTTGGCGGAGGTCTCGGCGGAGGTCTCGGCGGGGGTCTTGGCGGTGGTTACCTCGGAGGCGCCGGCGGTGCTGGCGGCCGTGGATACTACGGAGGCGGTGGTGGAGGCGGA GGCTACAGGGGCGGCTACGTCGACGAGACTCCCAAGCCATACAACTTCGGCTACGCCGCTCAGGGGCCCGACGGTTCCAGCTCACGCCAGGAGGCGGGTGACGGTAGCGGCCGCGTCCAGGGAGTCTACACCATCAGCACGGAGGGCGGCCAGAGGAAAGTGAAGTACTCTGCCGACGCCGGCGGATTCCGCGCCATCGTCGAGACCAACGAGCCCGGAACCGAGAGCGACAGCCCCGCCGACGTGAACCTGGTGTCGTCGCAGCCACCCGCGTCCCAGCTGGCGGCCAAGTACGGACCTACCGGACCTTCTGCGTACGGCGGAGGCCGCGGTGGATACGGTGGCGGAGCCGGCGGCTACGGCGGCGGCGCGTACCGTGGTGGAGCCGGTGGATACGGAGGTGGTACTGGCGGCTACGGAGCTGGAGGATACGGTCTTGGTGGAGGTCTAGGCGGAGGTCTCGGAGCCGGCTTCGGCAAGGGAGGATTCGGTCGCGGCGCTGGAGGTTTCGGAGGCGGTCTCGGAGGCCTGGGAGGTGGAGCTGGGGCCTTCGGTGGTCATCACGGCGGCGCCGGTGGTCTCGGAGGATTCGGAGGCGCTGGTGGCTACGGTGGTGCCGGTGGCTACGGTGGCGCCGGTGGCTACAGAGGAGGTGCCGGTGGATTCTTGGGCGGAGCCGGCGGATACCGCGGCGCCGGGGGCGCCGGGAAGTACGGCGGTGGTGCCGGTGGTGCTGGCGGCGGCTGGCAATGGTGA